The following nucleotide sequence is from Tardiphaga sp. 709.
GCGGTGCGGCCCGTGCCGGCGCGATAGACGAGGAGAAACGTCTTGGCGCCAGTTGGTCGAACGCGGACGCCGAAGCCGGTAAGCTTAGCGTCCCAGACGGTATATTCGGCGCCCCTGGTTTCGAGGCCGTCCACTAGGGTCTTGGTTATGGTCTGAGCTGTCATTTGTGCCTCGGGAAGCACCGGGGAAGCACGGAAATGACAAGCGTAGATGGCTGGGGCAAAACCAAGCCTAATGCGCGGCGACATTTTCCTGTCCAACGAAGCGTATGAGGGCGCTTGAGGGACGGGGAGGGCTTAGCTGATATGTCTGGGAGACTAGGGGTCGGAGGTTCGAATCCTCTCGCTCCGACCATTTTTCCAAATGATTCCAAGATATTAGAAGTCTCGCTTGCGAGCGTCGCCGCCTCGATTGGGCGGCCTCGATCAAGCTCTCGCGACGCAGACCTTATGAATTCGGTTCGACGAAATCACCGTGAATCACGTCGTCTTTCCGTCCGGCGAACCAGAGAAGCCCGACATAAGCTGTTGCACAAGCAAGGAAGCCGAGGACAATAATCTCTAACATAATATCTACTCTACGCTGAAAACATGAGACTTCTCCCGGCTCCGGGTTCCGTCAATTGCCCTGGGCGCACTGCTTAATGAATCCTTGCCGTCGTGACCCTTTGGCCACAGATGCCGGTGGCCACGAATCCGATGTCGCCTAAGGGCGGCCAGGCAGGTGGCGCCGACATGTCTTTTTTACGCCAATGGAACTCTTGGTCATCGGGCGGATTATCCTGAAAACAGGAGGCTCGCATGGCAAGTCACTGGCATACCGCAGATGGTCCGTCGGAGGTCCGGCATGACGATGATATCGGCTACTACGGTGGTTGGACCATCAGCGGGTTAGCGGTGGTGGCGACCATCACGGCTGTTTGGCTGTTTGGTATCTAGGCCGCTGCTTAACTAAAGCCCTTGCGGAGTGTGACAACGCAGCAGCGATGCGCGCGAAGGCTGAATGATGGTGACGAAAAAAGGCCCGGAGCAATGCTCCGGGCCTTTTTCGCTTCAGCTAGCTGCGGTTAGTAGTAGCCGTAGCTGCGATAGTAGCGCGGACCGCCATAATAGCCGTCGCCGTAACCATAGCGCGGACCATAGGCATAACGCGGGCCGTAATGGCGCGGGCCATAACCATATCCGTAACCGGGGCCGTAAGCGCCATAGGCACCGGCTGCCAATGCGCCGGCTGCAATGCCGAGTCCGATAGCGGCGCCGCGGCCGCCACGGGCCTCAGCGGGTTTCGATGCGATCGACGCCGCGCCGACGGCAGCGACGGTGGCAAGAATAAGTGCTGTCTTCTTCATGCTACTTCTCCTTCGTGTCGGGAAGTCAACGTGTCGGTGTTTTGAAGGTTCAGTTCCAATTCATGGCATATCGACCACAAATTTTGCCGCGATGGGGGAACGAATGATGTCGCTCGATCAGCGAGCGGCGTTCAGCGTTACGCGTTTCAACCCAAAGCGACATGCGCGTGCAGCGTCGATCATCTCGCAGCTTATGCGGGTCCAGAAAAAGATAATGGCCCGGAGCGAACTCCGAGCCATCAAACGCAGACGTACATCCGGTCTGCGCTTCCTTGACTCCACAGTGAGTCGAGAAGGTTAATAAATGTCTAACGATGATGCGTGACGGCATGATGACCGATCTCGGTCATCCCGTTGGGCCTTCGACTTCCTTGTGATCCTTATCGGGCATGACGCCGCTGCCAGGCGTCTTGTCCTCGTCGGTCAGTTCCGGCTTGTCGTGCGGGCCAGCCGGCGAAATCTTCTGATCGGACTTCGGCTGCTTGTCGAAGGCGCGATTCTTTGTTTGCTGTGTCATGCGAAGAGAACAGCTCAGTTCCTCGCATGTTCCCTGTGATGATGGATGTCCATCGCAAATCACAAGAGAATCGGGCACGGCTCGAACACGCGCGGGCCCTGTGTCGATGTGCTCATTTCGTGCGGAACCTTCCGGGCGGTAATGGCTTGTCCCGCGATACTTTTAAAGGAAGGAATAAATTGTCATGATCAAGAAACTGGCTTTGCTGGCGGCTGCGGCCGTTCTCTATGTCGCAGCACCTGCAGGCCCCGCGTCTGCGCAGGGCATCAATGTGCAGATCGGCGGCGGTGGTTATCACCATCAGGATCGTGGCTATCATCGCGGTCATGGCTATCGCCAGAGCCGCGCCTATGTCCGCCGCGACTACGGTCGTCGCGACTACGGTCACCGCCATCACGGCTGGGATCGCGGCGGTTCGCGTACCAAGACTGTGATCGTTCGCTAACGGACGTCAATGGTTTGAACGAAGCAGCCTCGCGCAAGCGGGGCTGTTTTCGTTTGTGAGCTTGTCAGACGCTGCCTGGTTGTCCGGACGCCGCACGCAATTGCGCCGTGGCCATATATTGCTGCGTGGCGACGAACATGCCCCACATGATGCCGAGCATCATCCAGAAATGGCGCCAGTGGTCGGTGTCGATGATGAAAGCTTCGCCGACCGTGCCGAGATAGGCTGCGAACACCGCGAGATAAGCGCGCTGCCATGGCACGCGCACGAAAATGTAGCGGAAGCCGAGCAAGGCCGTGATGAACACCAGCGCGGGATAGCACACGCCTGAAATCCAGCCGCCGGACATGAAGGCATTGAGATAGGAGTTGTGGGTGTCTTCCGGAAAGAAGCGCGTGAATTGCAGCGGGCCGATGCCGAAGGGCAGATCGAGTGCCATCTGCGCGCCGAGAATATGCCGGCCGAAGCGCCCGAAGCGGCCTTCGTCATATTTCTGATCGAACGAGGCCCGCTGCTTGAACATGTCGGCGATGAAGTCGAACTGCAGCAGGATCACGATCACCAGCGCCACGACGGCGACGGCCGCCAGCGCCATGATGATGATGCGCGAGCGCTGTTTGTTGGACTGGCTGGTCAGCACCATCAGCATCAGCATGAAGGCCGAGGTGATCGCCAGCAGGCCCCAGGCAGCGCGGGAGAAGGCGAGCAGGACAGCGAGCGCAATGACGCCGAGCGCAATGGCGCTGCGGAGCGAGCGGCCGAAACCGTCGCTGACGACGCTCTGCAGGCAGAACAGCGCCGGCAGCACCAGGAACGCACCCAGCACGTTGGGATCCTTGAAGGTGCCGGAGGCGCGGCCGTAGAGCGTGAACATCTCCGCGCCGGGGATCAGATGCAGATAGCCCAGGATGCCGGCCAGCGATGCCACCAGCGCGCCGACGATCAGGCCGCGGCGCAAGAGATCGATGCGCGCCAGCGTGTCCTTGGACATCACCAGCGCGACGAAGATCGCCATGATGGCCATGTACCAGGAGGTCAGGATCCAGTTCACGATCGGCGCCTTGTCGAGCAGATAGGCCGCGCAGATCGTGTAACCGAGATTGACCAGGAACAGCATGAGCAGCAGCGGCATGAACACCAGCCGCATGCGCAGGCCCGACGCGAAGAATACGACCATCGCCGTGAGCGTGGCGATCTCGAAGGGGCTGGGCTCGATGAAGACGATGGCGCCGCCAAAGCCCATCGCCCACAGCAGCGCGCGCTGCAGCGTTACCACGGCGGGAGGCGCCGCGGGCGAGGCGATGTAATGATCGGCCGAGGCGTGAGTGCTCATCGTGGCATCACTCTACGCAGGCAGGGTTGACGAGAGGTGTAAGGCAGAGGCCTGCCTCAATACGCGTTCTCGTTCTTGGTCAGCATTGAAACCGGCGTTTTCAGCATGATGTAGACGTCGAACAGCACTGACCAGTTCTCGATGTAGTAGAGATCGAACTCGACGCGCTTCTGCAATTTCTCCTCGCTGTCGACTTCTCCGCGCCAGCCATTGACCTGCGCCCAGCCGGTGATGCCGGGCTTGACGCGGTGGCGAGCGAAATAGCCGTCGACCGCCTCGTCCAGCAGTTGGCTCTGCACCCGCTGCTGAACGGCGTGGGGGCGGGGGCCGACCAGCGACAGGTTGTTCTTGAACACCACGTTGAACAGCTGCGGCAATTCGTCGATGGAGGATTTGCGGATGAAGCGGCCAACGCGGGTGACGCGCTTGTCGCCCTTGGTCACGACGGTCTTGGCCAGCGGGTCGGCCTGGTCGTGATACAGTGAGCGAAACTTGAAGACATCGATGCGCTCGTTGTTGAAGCCGAAGCGCTTCTGCCGGAACAGCACCGGGCCGGGGCTGTCGAGCTTGATGGCGATGGCCACCAGCGCCATGAAGGGCAATGCAGCGAGCAGGATCAGGCCGCCGACGATATGGTCGAACAGCCACTTCATCACCAGATCCCAGTCGGTGATCGGCGCCTCGAACACGTCGAGGGTCGGCACCTTGCCCAAATAGGAATAGGAGCGCGGGCGGAAGCGCAGCTTGTTGGTATGCGCCGAGAGGCGGATATCCACCGGCAGCACCCACAGCTTCTTCAGCATTTCCAGAATGCGCGTCTCGGCCGAGATCGGCAGCGCGAACAGCACGAGATCGACGCGGGTGCGCCGCGCGAATTCGATGATGTCATCGACCTTGCCGAGCTTCGGCGCGCCCGAGATCGTGTCCATCGAGCGCTTGTCGTTACGGTCGTCGAACACGCCAAGGATCTGGATGTCGGAATCCTCTTGCGCATTGAGGTCCCTGATCAGCGTCTCGCCATTGGAATCGGCGCCGACGATGATGGTGCGGCGGTCGAGCCGCCCCTGATGCGCCCAGCGCTTGATCAGCGCGCGCACGACGGCACGTTCCGCGATCAGGGCGAACAGGCCGACGAAGAAGAATGAGGACAACCAGACGCGTGACACCGCGCCGCCGACCTTGGCGAAGAACGAGACGCCGATGAACAGCAGGAACACGAAGGCCCATGCCGACATCATGCGCGTGAGCTGCTTGATGTGGCCGCGGAAGACCTGCACCTGATAGATATCGGCAGATTGGAAACACACCACAGCAGCCGCCGCCATCGCTACGATCGCGGCGAAGTATTCCCATCTGAAGCCAGCTTCCGGCGCGACATAGATCAGGTTGAGCGCAATGCCGATGATGCTGAGCATCAGGAAATCGACGACGCGCACGACGCCGGTGATGACGACGGGCGAATAGGCGGCGCGCACCTTCTGATCGGCGACGGCGAGCGCCGCGGGCGTCAGTCTGCGACGACGTTCGAACCGGCGTTCGCCGGGCGCGTCCGTCGCGGCCGCGTCGATCATTGAGCGTGCGTTGATCGGGTCCAAGGTGAAATGTCCGTTGTTGCGCTGGCATGCGATGTCGCACGTCAAGCCTACCGCTTTTCGTGAGAATTACCGGACAAATCGGAAGATTTGGTTACAGGTTAAGGAGAGTTAACGTTTCGCAAATGCGCTGCGGTAGCCTTCGATGACCCCCTCGACCATCGCATCCTGCGAGAAATGTTCCGCGATGCGCTCACGGAGCAATTGTGCACGCGCGCGCGCAGCGGCGATGTCATCGAGAGCAGTTTTGATCGCCGCGGCCATGGCATCGACATTGTTGGACTGGAACAAGGCGGAGGTGTGCGACCCGAAGATTTCCGGAATGCCGCCCACATTGGCGGCGATCATCGGAATGCCGGCAGCGGCGGCCTCGATCACGACATAGGGCATCGAGTCGCCGCGCGATGGAACCACCAGCAGGCGTCCTTTCGAAAAGCCGTAACGCGGTTTGACGTGACCGATGAAGCGTACGGCGTCGGTGAGACCGAGGCGCGCAATCTGAGCCTTCAATGCGTTGGTCTCTTCGCCGTCGCCGCCCAGCGTCAGGGTGACGGGCTGGCCGTCGGCACGCAGGCGCGCGATGGCATCGACCAGCAGATCGGCGCCCTTGATGCGGCGGAACTCGCCGACATAGCAGACATCGGTGGCGTCATCGGCAGGCTCGACGGGATCGAATTCGCCCGATGTCACGCCGTTGAACACGCATTTCACGAGGCCTGACGGCGTGCCGATCATGCGCTGATAGGTGTCGCGGGCGAAGGCGCTCTCGAACAGGAACAGTTCGGTGCGGTTCATCAGCGCGCGCTCGAGGCGGCTGTAGAAGGCGCCTTTCGCCGTATTTTGCGGATAATGCAGCGAACCGCCATGCGGCGTGTAGATGCGTATGACGTTGTTCGACTTTGCCTTCAGGCGCACGAAGGCGCCGGCCTTGGCGCCATGGCCGTGCAGCACGTCGGGCTTCAGCCGGCTGACGAGGCGCATGAACTGCATCCAGACCAGCACGTCGCCCGGATGTGGTTCGCGATGGATCGGCAGGCGATAGGTGCCCAGCTTCAGCCGCGGGGCGATCTCGGCCAGTGCATCGCGCGCACGGTCGCCGCCAGTGAGGCTGTCGGCGACGATGCCGACTTCATGGCCGCGATCGGCCTGTCCGTTGGCGACATCGATGATATGGCGAAAGATGCCGCCGACCGGCGCGCGGACAGCGTGCAGGATGCGAAGCGGCGTGTCCGAAGGTGCGCTCATGATCAGAATCGGCATTCGCTGACGAGGAGGGCGTCGCCGGGAGCTGGGACGCACATCGGAAAATCCCTGAAGTAATTGAATCCAATAAGAGGCTTCGTCGTTAAAAAAACGTGTGGATTCAGGCTTCCGCTGCAACGTCCGGTATCAGCCTGCCAATTAACCGCGCGGCAACCTTAATCGTCTTTAATCGATTCCGTTGAGTAGACGCAGTGGCGTTTGGGTGGGGTAGGCGATGCGTTTGGCATTCTGGCGTGCAGGCAAGGGCGATGCGTCGGTCGAACGGGCCATCAAGGCGCCAACCATGCCAAACCCGGCTTCTCGCAAAAATCCCGAGAAGAAAGCAGAGCGCGTAATCGCTGCGCCGGTGCCCGATCTTGGCGACCTCGATCTGCGCGCGCTGTGGCAGGCGCTTGTCCGTCGCAAGATGTGGATTCTCGTTCCGACGCTGATGGCGCTTGTCGGCTCACTCCTTATCGTCAACCTGATTACGCCGCGCTTCAAGTCCGAAGCGCGCATCCTGATCGACGGACGTGAAAACGTTTTCCTGCGGCCGAGCGGCGAGCGCAACGAGGAGCGCACCTCGCTCGACGCGGAAGCCGTGACCAGCCAGGTGCAGCTGCTGCTGTCGCGCGATCTCGCCCGTGAGATCATCAAGAAGAACAAGCTTGCCGAGCGCCCGGAATTCGATCCGGTGTTGCAGGGCGCGCAGCCATGGCGGTCGCTGCTCGGCCTGATGGGCATTGGCCGCGATCCGTTCTCGATGACGCCTGAAGAACGCGTGCTCGATGCCTATTACGAGCGCCTGACGGCGTATGCGGTCGACAAGTCGCGCGTCATGGTCGTCGAATTCCAGTCGCGCGATCCCGAGCTTGCCGCGCGCGTCGCCAATTCCATCGCCGACGGCTATCTGGTGATGCAGCAGAACGCGCGGCAGAACCAGGCACGATCGGCCGGGCAATGGCTGTCCGGCGAGATCGATGACCTGCGCAAGAAGGTTGTCGAGGCGGAAGCGCGCGCGGAGGAATTCCGCTCCAAGTCCAGCCTGTTCATCGGCACCAACAATACGTCGCTCTCGAACCAGCAGCTCGGCGAGATCAACAGCCAGCTCAACAATGCACGCTCGCTGAAGTCCGATGCCGAATCGAAGGCGCGGCTCATCAAGGATATGCTGCAGACCGGCAAGCCGATTGAATTCTCGGAAGTGCTGAATTCCGACCTGATCCGCCGGCTGTCCGAGCAGCGCGTGACGCTGCGGGCGCAGCTCGCCGAACAGTCCTCGACGCTGCTCGACGCGCATCCGCGCATCAAGGAGCTGCGGGCGCAGCTTGGCGATCTCGACAAGCAATTGCGCGACGAAGCCGCAAAACTGTCGCGCATCTTCGAGAACGATGCGCGCATCGCCAGCGGCCGCGTCGATGGCCTCACCAATAATCTCGAACAGCTGAAGCGCCAGGCAACATCCAGCAACGGACAGGATGTGCAGTTGCGGGCGCTGGAGCGCGAGGCGAGGGCGCAGCGCGATCTGCTCGAATCCTACCTGGCGAAATACCGCGAGGCGTCCACGCGTGAGAATATCGAGGCGGCACCGACCGATGGTCGCATCATCTCCCGCGCCATCGTCTCCAACACGCCGGCCTATCCGAAGAAACTTCCGATCGTGCTGATCGCGACGCTTGCCACGCTGATGCTGACCGCCGGTGGCATCGTGACCAGCGAGCTGCTGCGCATGACCGCGCCGCGCGGCGCTGCACCAATGGCGCCGGTCGCGCAGGCCCGCGCCACCGAGCCGGCGTTCAAGCCGTTCGTGGATCAGGTGCCTGCTGCCGTGCGTGAGCCGGAAACTGTCGTTGCACCGCCCATCGTGCCGGAGCCCGCGCCCGTTGCCGCGCCGCAGCCCGTGGTGCGCGACACCCATCCCGAGTTGGCAGCTGGCGTGAGCGAGATCGAGCAGCTTGCGCAGGAATTTCGTGCGGCTGGAAAATCGGCGCGCAAGATCACGATCCTCGGCACCGGCCATAACGACAACATCGCGCTCACCGCGTTGACCCTGTCGCGCATCCTGTCGCGCGATGCGAAAGTCGTTCTGGTCGATCTGGCCTCGTCATCGCCGACGCTGGAAGCCGTGTCGAACGATCCGCGTGCACCCGGACTGGCGGAGCTGATGCTGGGCGAGGCCTCGTTCGGCCAGGTCATCACCAAGGACCGGATGTCGGGCCTGCATATGGTGGCGGCCGGCCGCGCCGGCGCCGATCGTTCGCTGTTGCAGTCGCCGCGCCTGACCATGGCGCTGGACGCGCTGCTGCGCGTCTATGATCACGTGCTGCTGGATGCCGGCACCGCGGCCGATCTGCCGGCGGGACTTCTGACCGATCAGGCCCGCGCCGTGGTGGTGCCGGAAGTGACCATGAGCATGGATGCGCGCGAACTGATGGCCGAACAGCTCAAGGCCGTGGGTTTCGCCGATGTGAAGATGTTGCGCTCAACGCCGCCGGCCAACGACCCGGTCGGGCCCGGCGGCCGCGTGTTTGCGGCGTAATACTCACTTACCTCGCCCCGCCTAGCGAAGCTTCGCTTCGCCGGGCGGGGAGAGGTCGGATTGCGAGCGTAGCGAGTAATCCGGGTGAGGGGGAGTTCGTGAGGTTCACTGGCCGCCCCTCACCCGAAACCTTCGCTTCGCTCTGGTTTCGACCTCTCCCCGCAAGCGGGGAGAGGTAAGGACGGCCGAGCCTCCTACCGCTGAAACGCGTGGCGCAGCATCTGCGCCATCTGCAGCAGGGCTGGTGTCTGCTTCACGATCCGCTTGGCATGGGCGAAGGACGACAGGCCCACGGCGCCGAGTCTGCCGCGCGTGGTGAGTGGCACGAAACTGTCGAAGATCGGCTCGTCATCCTTGCAGAACATCCGCTTATAGTCGTCGCCGCCGATACCGAGATCCAGCGAGGTCACACCGCGCTCGGCATAGGCATCGATGATAGTGCGCATCAGGATCAAGCCGGGGCTGTATTTCGCATTCTCGGACATGGTGTAGGTGTTGAACATCATCGAGAAGCGGTTGTCGTCGGCGACACCGGCGAACATCGCGATCACTTCCTCGTCGCATGCGAGCGCGTGGATATCGATGATGTAACCATCCGCGCGGGGCGTCGTGCAGGCCTGGCGGATGAAGGCTTCGACGCCGGGCTCGGCGAAGACGTTGGGCAGGTTCTGTTCGGCCATGCGCAGTGGCTTGATGGCGAAGAAGGCGTCGAGCACGCGCTTGACCTCGGCGTCCGACTTCGCATGCATGTAGCGATAGCCGGCAAGATTTCGGTACTTGCCTTCCTTGGTCTTGAGGCGCTTGCGGAACGAATTGCTGATCCGATCGGTCGCGGCTTCGTCGGGCACCATCTTCAGCACCGGGCAATCATTGGTCGAGGCCTGGCTCGGCAGCAGCGCGAGCGGATTGTCGATGCCGATCCAGCTTTTGGGCTGACGCACCAGCGCGAGGACGTCGACCGTCTCGGTGTGCTTTTGAATTCCCCGCAGCAGCGCGTCGATATCTGCTTTTGTCGCCTGCGCCGCGAAGTCGCGCCGGAACAGCGGCATGTTGAAGGTGACGTGCTTGCCGCCGAGATAGCCGGCGACGCGCATGCCATTTTCGCGGCTGACGGCGAGCGGCAGCAACATCAGCGGCTGATGCGCGGCGTCATAGGCGACGACAATGAAGGGCTTCAGCCCTTCCTGGACGCCGATATGGGTCTGCCAGGCCGACTGGAAGTCGAAGCGCTGATAGGGCGTGGAGAGCTGTTCGGACGTCTCAAGGCTGCGCCAGATGGCTTCGGCGGCGCTGAAATCGCTGATTACATCGACGCGTGCGATGCGGCTCGCAGTTGCCATCGCCACAGGTGTTTCCATCACAGCAGCCATGGTCATCGCGAGCCTGTTTTAGATTTTGTTTAGATTTTCAGATTTGGGCCGACCTTTGCAAAGAAATGTCAACAAACAGTAATGACAATGGCCGACTGGCGAGAGGCATGACGCCGCTTGGGGGAATCTGCGGTGTCATACAAGACCGGTTGGCGCGCGGCGCTGGGCTTAGAGCTGACTTATCTCAGCGGCATGCACCGTCTGCTGGAACGCAGACACGGCGGTGCCGGTATCATCCTCAAATTCGAACGCGTGCGACCGCCCCGGCAGGACGCTTTCCAACCGCTGAAAGCCCACGAGATCACGCCGTGGTTTCTCGACCGCACGATCCGCGCGCTGAAGCGCTGGCCCATCGATATCGTTGGGATGGACGAGGTGTGCCGCCGCGCCGGCGCGCCGCATGCGGGACGGCGCTTCGTTGCGCTGACCTTCGATGGCGGCACGCGCGACTTCGCCGATTTCGCCTATCCGCTGCTGGCGGCGCATGAGGTGCCGTTTACACTCTATCTGCCGAGTGCATTTGCCGACGGGCTCGGCGCCATGTGGTGGCTGGCGCTGGAGCAGGCGATCGCAACGCATGATCGCATCAGCCTGATCATCGATCACCGGCAGCGGCATTTCGAGACGGCCACTATCACTGACAAATATCGCGCCTATTACTATCTCGATAGCTGGCTGCGGACGTTGCCGCCGCACGAACTGGCCGTTGCGACAGACGATCTCGGCAAACGCTATTCGGTCGATAGTGCGACCCTGTCACATCATGCTGCGATGCATTGGGACGATGTGGCCACGTTTGCGGGGAATCCGCGGGCGACGATCGGCAGCAGCACGGTCAACTATCCGGCGCTCGCCAATCTCGGTGATAGCGCGGCGTCGCGCGAGATCGCCATGGGACGGGCCGTGGCACAGGCCGCGCTGCCCCATGAGCCGCGGCATTTCGCCTATCCGTTCGGCGATAAAGCTTCATTCGACAGGCGTCACGTCGCGATGGTGGCGCAGGCCGGCTTTGCCAGTGCCGTGACATCGCTCCCCGGTGTCATC
It contains:
- a CDS encoding O-antigen ligase family protein translates to MSTHASADHYIASPAAPPAVVTLQRALLWAMGFGGAIVFIEPSPFEIATLTAMVVFFASGLRMRLVFMPLLLMLFLVNLGYTICAAYLLDKAPIVNWILTSWYMAIMAIFVALVMSKDTLARIDLLRRGLIVGALVASLAGILGYLHLIPGAEMFTLYGRASGTFKDPNVLGAFLVLPALFCLQSVVSDGFGRSLRSAIALGVIALAVLLAFSRAAWGLLAITSAFMLMLMVLTSQSNKQRSRIIIMALAAVAVVALVIVILLQFDFIADMFKQRASFDQKYDEGRFGRFGRHILGAQMALDLPFGIGPLQFTRFFPEDTHNSYLNAFMSGGWISGVCYPALVFITALLGFRYIFVRVPWQRAYLAVFAAYLGTVGEAFIIDTDHWRHFWMMLGIMWGMFVATQQYMATAQLRAASGQPGSV
- a CDS encoding undecaprenyl-phosphate glucose phosphotransferase, translated to MDPINARSMIDAAATDAPGERRFERRRRLTPAALAVADQKVRAAYSPVVITGVVRVVDFLMLSIIGIALNLIYVAPEAGFRWEYFAAIVAMAAAAVVCFQSADIYQVQVFRGHIKQLTRMMSAWAFVFLLFIGVSFFAKVGGAVSRVWLSSFFFVGLFALIAERAVVRALIKRWAHQGRLDRRTIIVGADSNGETLIRDLNAQEDSDIQILGVFDDRNDKRSMDTISGAPKLGKVDDIIEFARRTRVDLVLFALPISAETRILEMLKKLWVLPVDIRLSAHTNKLRFRPRSYSYLGKVPTLDVFEAPITDWDLVMKWLFDHIVGGLILLAALPFMALVAIAIKLDSPGPVLFRQKRFGFNNERIDVFKFRSLYHDQADPLAKTVVTKGDKRVTRVGRFIRKSSIDELPQLFNVVFKNNLSLVGPRPHAVQQRVQSQLLDEAVDGYFARHRVKPGITGWAQVNGWRGEVDSEEKLQKRVEFDLYYIENWSVLFDVYIMLKTPVSMLTKNENAY
- a CDS encoding glycosyltransferase family 4 protein, translated to MSAPSDTPLRILHAVRAPVGGIFRHIIDVANGQADRGHEVGIVADSLTGGDRARDALAEIAPRLKLGTYRLPIHREPHPGDVLVWMQFMRLVSRLKPDVLHGHGAKAGAFVRLKAKSNNVIRIYTPHGGSLHYPQNTAKGAFYSRLERALMNRTELFLFESAFARDTYQRMIGTPSGLVKCVFNGVTSGEFDPVEPADDATDVCYVGEFRRIKGADLLVDAIARLRADGQPVTLTLGGDGEETNALKAQIARLGLTDAVRFIGHVKPRYGFSKGRLLVVPSRGDSMPYVVIEAAAAGIPMIAANVGGIPEIFGSHTSALFQSNNVDAMAAAIKTALDDIAAARARAQLLRERIAEHFSQDAMVEGVIEGYRSAFAKR
- a CDS encoding GumC family protein, with protein sequence MRLAFWRAGKGDASVERAIKAPTMPNPASRKNPEKKAERVIAAPVPDLGDLDLRALWQALVRRKMWILVPTLMALVGSLLIVNLITPRFKSEARILIDGRENVFLRPSGERNEERTSLDAEAVTSQVQLLLSRDLAREIIKKNKLAERPEFDPVLQGAQPWRSLLGLMGIGRDPFSMTPEERVLDAYYERLTAYAVDKSRVMVVEFQSRDPELAARVANSIADGYLVMQQNARQNQARSAGQWLSGEIDDLRKKVVEAEARAEEFRSKSSLFIGTNNTSLSNQQLGEINSQLNNARSLKSDAESKARLIKDMLQTGKPIEFSEVLNSDLIRRLSEQRVTLRAQLAEQSSTLLDAHPRIKELRAQLGDLDKQLRDEAAKLSRIFENDARIASGRVDGLTNNLEQLKRQATSSNGQDVQLRALEREARAQRDLLESYLAKYREASTRENIEAAPTDGRIISRAIVSNTPAYPKKLPIVLIATLATLMLTAGGIVTSELLRMTAPRGAAPMAPVAQARATEPAFKPFVDQVPAAVREPETVVAPPIVPEPAPVAAPQPVVRDTHPELAAGVSEIEQLAQEFRAAGKSARKITILGTGHNDNIALTALTLSRILSRDAKVVLVDLASSSPTLEAVSNDPRAPGLAELMLGEASFGQVITKDRMSGLHMVAAGRAGADRSLLQSPRLTMALDALLRVYDHVLLDAGTAADLPAGLLTDQARAVVVPEVTMSMDARELMAEQLKAVGFADVKMLRSTPPANDPVGPGGRVFAA
- a CDS encoding GNAT family N-acetyltransferase encodes the protein MTMAAVMETPVAMATASRIARVDVISDFSAAEAIWRSLETSEQLSTPYQRFDFQSAWQTHIGVQEGLKPFIVVAYDAAHQPLMLLPLAVSRENGMRVAGYLGGKHVTFNMPLFRRDFAAQATKADIDALLRGIQKHTETVDVLALVRQPKSWIGIDNPLALLPSQASTNDCPVLKMVPDEAATDRISNSFRKRLKTKEGKYRNLAGYRYMHAKSDAEVKRVLDAFFAIKPLRMAEQNLPNVFAEPGVEAFIRQACTTPRADGYIIDIHALACDEEVIAMFAGVADDNRFSMMFNTYTMSENAKYSPGLILMRTIIDAYAERGVTSLDLGIGGDDYKRMFCKDDEPIFDSFVPLTTRGRLGAVGLSSFAHAKRIVKQTPALLQMAQMLRHAFQR
- a CDS encoding polysaccharide deacetylase family protein; protein product: MSYKTGWRAALGLELTYLSGMHRLLERRHGGAGIILKFERVRPPRQDAFQPLKAHEITPWFLDRTIRALKRWPIDIVGMDEVCRRAGAPHAGRRFVALTFDGGTRDFADFAYPLLAAHEVPFTLYLPSAFADGLGAMWWLALEQAIATHDRISLIIDHRQRHFETATITDKYRAYYYLDSWLRTLPPHELAVATDDLGKRYSVDSATLSHHAAMHWDDVATFAGNPRATIGSSTVNYPALANLGDSAASREIAMGRAVAQAALPHEPRHFAYPFGDKASFDRRHVAMVAQAGFASAVTSLPGVIEANGGSDLHALPRLAWDGRRQSLRALRVMVSGVMLGAGAQR